cccaagcgctgcttacagtgctctgcatacagtaagcactcagtaaataccactgatgatgatgatgataatgacgatggtgtgTCTGTGGTTATTTTGAAGCTTCTGAAGCAGTCTCAGGTGACCATCTGCGGACTGCCACCGAGCACTGAAGTGGATCAGTGTGTCTGCCAACCcctgggaatggacaaattgcagagagagagagagaaggaaacagcCAATGGATGTTCTGAGGAGAGGCAATCAGGCTGTTGAGGTAGGTAGGTTAACCACTTCTCTGGTTCCTTTTTGCATTACTacttttaccattattattccttagCATGCAGTGGGGGGCCTTGTGGCATGTGAGGTCCTGCCAAGTACCACTTGTACTGAAGGAAATAGccggttaagctcttattatgtgccaagcactgttctaagcactagggtagatacaaggtaattagggttgtcccatgtgcggctcagagtcttaaatccccatttcacagatgaggtaactgaggcccagagaaaaataataatcataataataatgatgatgatagtatttgttaggtgcttactatgtgccaagcactgttctaagccctggggtagatacaaggtaatcagggttgtcccatgtggggctcgcagttttaaatccccattttagagatgagggaactgaagcccagagaataataataataatgactatgaactgcttactaggtgccaagcaccgttctaagcattggggcagatacaaagtaatcaggtagtcccacgcggggctcagtcttcatccccattttaccgatgaggaaactgaggcccagagaagtgaagcggcttggccggggtcacccagcaggcaagtggcagagtcgggattcgaacccaggacctctgactcccaggcccgggctcttgccactaaggcggGCCGCATCTCTTGCCTCAGGGCTTGGGGTCCCCAGAGGTTCCCtgggtcagggggaggacaggcgagggaaggagggggaatgaggagcCTCACTTACAGGGCTTGCTGGGTTCCGGGGGGGTCAGCTCCCCAGAGAGCCCGCACCCCAACCTCTCCTCCGTCGCCTGCTGCTTCTGGTCCTcaacctcctccatcccctccgccGCCTCCAGCATCCCTGGCAACGGTTGGCCTCCCGAAGCATCGCCCGTTGCCATAGCGACGGCCGAGGCCCCGCCCAATCCGAAGCCTCACCTGGTCTcagccgggagggtggggggaggcacaGGTGACCCTAAGGTGGGAAgggcaagtgagggagctggaggGCGAGTGTGGCCCTGGGGGAATCCCACAAGTCCAGGCCTCGAGTCGAAGGAGGCCAGGAGGTGtatttgaatgataataatgatggtatttcttaaaagcttactctgggccaagcactgttctaagcgttgggataaataggaggtaataataataacgataataatgatggcgttttttaagtgcctactattcattcaattgtatttattgagcgcttactatgtgcagggcactgtactaagcgcttggaatggacaattcggcaacagatagagaccatccctgcccagtaacgggctcacggtctaaacgggggagacagcaaagtaaagcagaagaaaacaaagcaggtagtctggcataaatagcatcaagataaatatgtgcaaagcactgttctaagcgctggagaggacacaaggtgatcaggttgtcccacgtggggctcacagtcttaatccccgttttacagatgagataactgaggcacaaagaagttaagtgacttgcccaaagtcacacggctgacaaacggctgagcggggatttgaacccatgacctctaactcccaagcccctgctctttccactgagccatgctgcttctctgggcacggtccctgtcccgcatgggctcatagtctgggcatagtccttgtcccatgtggggttcacagcctcaattcccgttttacaaatgaagtaactgaggcatgtttTCGGTTGTCTCTTTTATTTGCCAATGAATCAGCGCAAAAACCAATTCTatctctcttttaaaaaaaataaaatcgatattattaattcagtcatattttttgagaagcattgtggaataatggatagagcacggacctggggtcagataataataataattatggcattgattaagtgtttactatgtgctgggtactgtactaagcactggagtggtttcaaggaaatcaggttgaacaaaggccttgtcccacgtggggctcacggcctcaatccccatttgacaaatgagggaactgaggcccggagaaatgaagtgactagagggaacatctctaccaactctggtgtactgtactcttggaagtggttagtacactgccctgcacatagtaagcgctcaataaatgccactgattgattgattgattgggcccaGACTATAAATGAGGGGATTTTTTCAGGGGATGGGATGACTGGTGGGTAAAAcccatcttattttttttttaagctttagAATTAAGCCAAGTTTTCACTGTACATTTAGGATAGCAACACGTTCAACACGTAATAATGGATGGTCTGGGCAATTACGATAGATGCATTAATAAAGTACTTTAACAAGAGCCTCAAACTAGTGAGGTCTGGGATTTACTAAGAACTTTTCTTATAGAAGAGCAAATAAAATGAGACTAAACTATAATTACGAAAGGTTATTTTTATCCATATTTCATAGTTAATAAATTCCACTCTGTGATTTGTTTAAAAGCAAAAGTAATTATTAGATTAGTTGACTAGTATGACATGTTCAGCCAGATTTGATTTTAGTTTTGGCAGGAGTAATGCAAATGGAAAAGTACTGATGCTGAATGGAAGATGTTCTTTGTAAAAATAATTGGCCATATTTGGGCTTAATTATGCTCAACGAAGTATTGCCGCAGAAAAAAACCTTTGTAATTAAGTTCAATCATATTCCATTTAGAAATGCAACTGAAGACAAAAATGTACATTTTACTTTTATGCAGTGAAAATAATATAAAGGGGTAGAAGTGGCATATCTTAAAGTTGGGATGTAAAAGGTTAAGTGTCTTAATTAGTGTTTCTATCAGAGTTAATTCTCAAAAACACCCTGAGGAGAAACCTATATGGTAGTTACTCCCTGTATCTTGAAGATGTAGACTTAGGAGAGACAATTTCCCAAGAATCTGCTCAAAAGAATTGTAGTTTTCTCTAAATTAGGTGCAGAATTAGTTCGATTTCAAGaccaaagagaagcaacatggctcagtggaaagagcccgggtttgggagtcagaggtcatgggttctaattccggctctgccgcttgtcacctgtgtgactttgggcaggtcacttagcttctctgtgcttcagtcacttcatctgtaaaatggggattaagactgtgagccccatgtgggacaacctgaacaccttgtatcccccccagcgcttagaacagcgctttgcacatagtaagcacttaacaaataccaccattattattattattagatgtgctAGTGAAGCCAGTTTATTCTAGCATGCTGTAGAATATGGGAATTTAGGCAAAGAGAACATTTTTAGGCTCCAGACCAAATTAAAAATCCCAATCACTTGTTTATCAGTATGAATAGAACTGACATACACTACTTTAAAGTATTTAAAATTCAAAATTACTTTTATAACTCTGTACAAAAGTATCTGGAATAGATTGTATAATTGCTCAGGTCAAAGATGACATGGCCGATGGAGAAATTGTATCCGTAGGAGTGTGTCGTACTGAGATCCACTTGCAGTGTGCCCAGGAATATACATTATCCCTTGACATTCAgctcaacctcagccccacagcactttatgtacacatccaacacttattttcaaatctgtctccccctctagactgtaagctccttgtgggcaggaaacgtgtctaccaacagtgttgtactgtgctctcccaagtgcttaatacagcgctctgcacacagtaagcactcaataaatatcactgattgattgattcagaataAGCATTGCCCAGAGACCAATGTTGATTGATTCAGAATATGCACTGACCAGAGACCAATGGTTAAGATGAGAAAGGTATGTCCTACCAGCAgtaggataagcagcatggcctaggggattagaacacgggcctgggagtcagaagaacccgagttcttatcctggatccaccatgtttgctgggtgaccttgggcaagtcacttaacttctctgtgcctcagttacctcatctttaaaatggggattaaagctgtcaaTCCCTTGTGGtacacggactgagtccaaccagattagcttgtatctactccagtgcttagtacagttcctgggcacatattaagcttttaacaaattccattacaaAAATTACATGCACTTGAGCTGTTTTTATTAGTGGTGAGTAAAGACTATATGCAATGTATTTTCTGATGTTCTAATTTGTCTCCAATTATACTTCCTTGAATGGTTACCAAGTATATTCTGTTAAGGATGGTGAAGTCTTTCCTTATTCTCTGGAAATGGGAGTTAATATTCAGGGAGAGCCAGGTGTGCTTCTCtacagaaaagaggaaatggaataAATAGGTGATCTTAAAATGCCTCTAAAATTAGACGTATGTACAGTTCCATTCATTTGTTTGTCCTAGTTGTGTTTTTTCATAGGAACTGGGGTCTCTATATTTGTTCAGAATCTGAAGGTTGTATCTTGTTCCATCATAAATTATTTGAAGAAAGGTGCTGAGCCTTTCTGATATTTAAGACTTGGATTTCAGACTCCTTGACTGTATGCCCACCTCTTGCTATCTACTCCCAATTTAGCTTGGTTCACAGAACACAATGCCCGCTCACGATCTGACTCCTTGTAGAAAAACTGCTTCTGTCCTCCTGTTCCTGAACTTGAAATTCGAACTCTAGGGAAAATGTTCAGAACTGAAATGATTGGGCCAATTTGTCTTTCATTAACTCGCTGTTATTTCTTCCCGGTTTCCAAGTATTGTGAAACAGTCATAGACTTCTGTTCACAATATAATCGGAAAGGAGCCAAGGAAGCAAATTATTTTGATTGATTTGCTTTTAGATTGCACTTAAATTAGTCTTTTCATTATTTGGATTCCCTGTGCTTCCTATTGTGAAGTCATCCAGAGGATATCTGCTGATAATTTAATTGCAAGCATGATTAGATGAACCTGACTTTCCCAAAATTCAACATGGTAATCTCAAAACAAGTAGTTCTGTTTTCCTGATGAggcttttagtcagtcagtcagtcaatcgtatttattaaacacataccgtgtacagagcactgtattgagtgcttgggagagtatgttataacaatgaacagacacattctgtgcccacagcaagcttatagtctagaggggagatggatattattataaataaattacagatatatacataagtgctgaggggctgggaggggattgtgtccaacctgattatcttgtatctaccccagctcagaaCAGtcgcctggcacattcattcattcgttcattcattcaatagtattttctgagcgcttattatgtgcagggcactgtactgagtgtttggagtgtacaatttggcaacagatagagtaacagtaaatgcttaaataccattattattattactaaatttcatttatttcagaggaagagaccagtcaatcaatcaatccattacatttcctgagcacttactgtgtgcaaagcattgtactaaacgcttgggaaggtacaacagagttggcacattccttgcccacagtgagtttagagcggggggacagacattcatatgaacgAATTGGCCATAGGATTTgtcaaggagatcactggtgatcttacATTTACGATGATAAAAAGTGGGTCTTCCAATAGGAATGAAAATTCCATCCTTCAAACTCAGGGGTTGataacattcagtagtatttattgagcgcttagtatgtgcagagcactgtactaagcgtttggcgtGTCTGCTACTTTAGCCTTCTGGTATACTGAAGTGAGCaaactattttccagatgaggaaaaatgtTCACCTAGTATCTTCTCCTTCCTATCTGTACTCTGTGGCTGTCATTatgttgtaaactccttcaggaaaATAACGGTGTCTTCTATCTCTAGTACTCCCCGATAAGCTTAGTCCAGAGCTTTTGTACACGGTAGGCCTGCAACTTTTAAAAGAATACAAGCAGGCCCTATTTTGCTGTTTTCTGCCTTTGTGGACACTGCATTGCTTTCAATCCAACGAAAGAGGAAGAATGTGTAGTATTTTTTGTTGTAATTCAGCACAGTTTACCTTGATAACATCAGATTGGGTATGTGAAACTAGGCAGCAGGTCTATGGTGCCTGTTTGTCGGTGACTATCATCCGTTTGGGCCTGGTAGTCCACATTTGACAGCTCGTGCCGTTCTCTTCCTAGCTCCTCTAGCCTGCCTGGGCTACCGGTTACTCTGGCACCCTGGTGCCACGCAAAGCAGCGGAGGGTTGAGGGGAAGGAATAAAGGTTCAGAAAAACCTGAAATACCCTTTTCCCCCCCACAGGTTGGCATATTTGCCCAGGGTGGGATTAGCGTAGCATCTCCCAGCTGAAAAATCCAACTAGGAAAGTTACCAGTTCCTAGGGGCAGACTACATGTTAGCAATCCAATCCATTTAAAAGGAACAAGATTTAATCTAGCCAGTATCCTTTCACGGTCTGGCCATTGACCCTAATGGTCAGATGACCTAAGTGTTGTTAATAAAAGGAATGGGAAAGGTGCTTAAAGCTATAACTTCTCTAATGAATAATCAGTTGCCCCCTCAAATTTGCCTAAAAAGTTAGGCCAATAAATGTTTTCAATATGTTCCTTTCAAAACGCCATACATGCTTTAATGTGGTGTTGGCAAGGAGAAAGCCCTGGAGGACTGGGATTCCCCTGGTGTATTTTGAGCTACGGCTCAACTCCTGTGCTGCCTTGTGAATGAAAGGCTGGTATAGGGTGTGAGTGGAAATAAGTAataatttattatggtatttgttaagtgctcactatgtaccaggcactgtcctaagccctggagtcGAAACAagttgatccctgtcccacatggagggagtagggttaaatctccattttacagatgatgtgcctgaggcccagagaagttaagtgacttccctaaggtcacacagtggatgtgtggcagagtcaggattagaactcaggttgactcccaggtctgtgatttttccattaggccacactgctcaggaCTATGTCAGTAATCACAGCATCCCAGCCTCGATCCTTTGAGTGTGCTAGCAGCCACATTCCAACTCTGCCTCGCACTCGATCATATCTTTGGCTTTGTGAGAAACCAGATGGGTGGACACAAGACCTGAGCAGAACCAGAAAAATGAGCCCTTCGAGGACGGGGTCgatgtctaattccctcctgggtattctttcccagcacttagtacagtgctctgcacaaagcaagtgctgaaTACTGTTACTGCTaagttttggagaagcagcgtggtctggtggatagagcatgggcctggggagtcagaaggacctggattctaatcccaactgtcacttgtctgctgtgtgaccttgggcaaatcactttacttctctgtgcctcggttcccttatctgtacgctgggaatgacgactgtgagccccatgtgggatagggattgtgtccaacctgattatcttgtatctaccccagcacttagaacagtgcctggcacaaaccaagcgcttaaaaaatgccacaattttttttttctactactGTCCCCACAGCTCTGGCTTTCTAGGGAGCCTTTTTCCTAAACCTGTGGGGTCAGTATGTGCGAGTGATGCTTAGAGTAGCAGCAGCCATAGCCTGACTTCGGTTTAGGGATAGAATCTAGGAAAGTTATAAGAAATTACGTGTAAAAAGGAGAATGTCCTAGAAATACATCTGGAGGTTTCCCTGAAGGGGAGTATTTAACCGAGGTTGTCTCTGGATAAAGACTTTAGAGATATTTTATTGACAGTGGGAAGCTAAGAGGGACAAAAAAAACTCCATTAAATCTGTAAGAAAGAGCTCTGCTACAGTTGACTTTTTTAAGCTTTTTACTTGTTCCACACATCACAAACGAATATCACAAGGATCAGTGTTGTGCAAATACAAGTGTAATATCCGAACAAATAACCAAAGCCCTCTCAGCCCACAATCCCACATATCCTGACAGCAAATCTCTAGTTATTGGAAATCCTTTATCAGCAGTTTAGCAACACCAGTCGTCTTTTATTTAAACGGTACCTTCTGGAAagttttccttctccccagcaAAAATCACGGGTGAAGAGAAGCGGGGAGAAATGTTTTATTTCGAGAAGGGTGCGAAATGTTTAAGACTCCGGCAGTGAAGAATTTGTGCACCCTTCCACAATCTCGAAAAGGTAGTGGTAGACACTTGACCTCCTAGCGATATCCAGTGCCGTTTCGCCCGCGTGATTCTTGAGGTTCGGCTTGATGTAGCGATTCATGAGGAGGAGCTCGAGGGTGTTTTTGCCGTCTCTGTTCCCGGCGGCGAGATGTAAGGGGGTGAGCAGGCCTCGGGTCTGGGCGTTGACGTCCGCCTCGTGCTGCAGCAAGAAGGCCGCCACGCTGACGTTGTCCCACCTGCAGGCGCTGTGCAGGGGGGTCCAGCCGTCGGTCGTGACGGCGTGGACGTCGGCCCCCTGGGACACCAGCTCTCGCACTATCGCCAGGTGGCCGTTGTAGGCGGCTCGGTGGAGGGGCGTGTACTCGTCTTCGTCCCTGACGTTCACGCGGGTGGCCTTTTCCGCGAGCAGCCTCTGAACCGTGGCGATCTGGAAGACGTCATAAGGacgcaataatgataattatggtgctcgTTCAGCgtgtgctatgtgccgggcacggtgctaagcactggggtggattcaagataatgaggttggacgcggtccctgtcccacatggcgttcacactcttttaatcctcattttacagatgagggaattgaggcacagagaagtgatttgctccagatcccacagaagacacgtggtggagattagaacccaggtcttccatgactcccaggcccgaaccctatccgctaagccacaatgcttctctaatcGTTCCTGGCTGGGGAGAGTTATGACAGATCCTAACTACCTGTTTACCACCtctcttatattatactttcccaagtgcttagtatagtgccctgcacacagtaagcactcagtaaataccaccgatagattgGGAACTGGGTGCAGACTGGGAGTTATGCCTTCCGTGTGCCATCAATCGCCTGCAGGCTAATTTGAACTAACGGCTGCCTGGCACCAAAAAATAGAGGCATCCTATcacttgatcgtatttattgagtgctcactgtgcacagagcactgtgttaggtcatgggttctaatcccagctccaccacttgtctgctgtgtggccttgggtaagtcacttcacttctctgtgcatcagggaccccatctataaaatgaggattaagactgtgagccccaagtggtacagggaccgtgtccaacccaatttatctgtaggcaccccagcgcttagtacggtgcctggcacatagtaagtgcttaacaaataattattattattattacccgattTTTTTCAGCCGCCCAAAGCAGTAATTTCTCCGGTTCTTTTTTCAGTTTGTTTTCTTGTACTTGATACCACTCTTCTGTTTTTTcatcctgctcttcttcctcatcaGAATCTCCTTCCCAGAGACTCTGGGTGCCGGTGGGAATTAGATGTCTATGAGTTTCCAACAATTCAAGTTGGTTGATATTCTCAGGAAATTCTAGGAATTCTTTGGGGGCTCGTGTTCCActttctattttctcttcctttgctTTCCCATTTTGATCCATCTTGTCGACGCACTTCTCTAACTTCCAGTGACTCTTCTCGTGTTGATCTGGTCTCATTCAGCTCTGGAACCAGGCAGCAGATAAAAAAGTAAAACCAATTACCAAATCGTAATTTAGGCCCACACAGATGACCGGACAGGGTGTAAAAACATTTTCAAAACTCAGACTCCATTATTTCCTCTATCAGATGGCATAaccgattcattcaatcgtttttattgagggctgtgtgcagggcactgtattaagcgcttgggagagtacaatataacagatgcattccctgcccacaatgaactgaaAGTctagagatcattcattcaatcggatttattgagtgcttactgtgtgcagagcactggactaagcgcttggaacgtacaattgggcatcagatagagacaatccctgcccaacaatgggctcacagtctagaagagggggaaatagacaataGCAACAGAATAGCAATGACGGTTTGTTTacagattctctgggcctcagttccctcatctgtcaaatggggatgaaggttgtgagccccaggtgggacagggcctatgctcaacccgattggcttggatccccctccaccccagcaatcagcacagtgcctggcacatagtaagagcatagcaaatagcacaattgttattattattattattatttctcgagGGCCTGCCTCTTTCCCCGGAGCCGTCGGCGTCAGGCATGCAGATATACAAATGGACACACAGGCATGtactagtcagagaagcagcatggcttagtggaaggaggccgggcttgggagtcagaggtcgtgggttctaatcccggctccgccacttgtctgctgtgtgaccttgggcaactcacttaacttcttgggcctaaattccctcatctgtaaaatggggattaaaaaatgtgagccccacgtggaacaatctgattacgctctatctaccccagtgcttggaacagtgctctgcacatagtaagcgcttagagaagcagtgtggctcagtggaaagagcccgggcttgggagtcaggggtcatgggttctaatccccgctctgccgcttgccagctgtgtggctttgggcaagtcacttcactgctctgggcctcagtgacctcatctgcaaaatggggattaaaactgtgagccccaaatgggacaacctgatcaccttatatccccccagcgcttagaacaatgctttgcacatagtaagtgcttaacaaataccaccattattattagtattattattaacaaaaaataataatggtggtatttgttaagcgcttactacgtgcagagcactcgtctaagtgctggggtagatgcagggtcatcaggttgtcccacgtggggctcacagttttaatccccatttgacagatgagggaactgaggcccagagaaatgaagtgactggcccacagtcacacagctgacaaggggcagagctgggattcgaacccatgacctctgactcccaagcccgggctcttaccactgagccaaactgcttcccaaataataacactgtgagcccgtcaatgggcagggatggtctctatctgttgccgaattgtccattccaagcgcttagtacagtgctctgcacatagtaagcgctccataaataccattgaatgaatgaatgctctgcacagagtaagcgctcaataaatactattgaatgaatgaatgctctgcacagagtaagtgctccataaataccattgaatgaatgaatgctctgcacagagtagcgctcaataaataccattgaatgaatgaatgctctgcacagagtaagcgctcaatactattgaatgaatgaatgctctgcacagagtaagcgctcaataaataccattgaatgaatagtgaggagatgggggggggagggaagatgagctgacCATTGGCTTAACCGACCGTAACACTTCCGGTCGGGAGGCCCCACATTTCGTGGACTCCTCGGGGggggaaattcattcactcatgaatgaatgtgtggatgaatggatgaatgaatgaacgtaagaggaagatgaatgaaagtaagagggagaagaaaggacaggccGAGGGACCGGCGAAGGGGATCGGCCAACCTCGGGCTGCCTTCGGCTCCGTTCGGCTCGGTCCGGCTCCCTTCGGCCGGTCCCCCCCGTCCCGCTCTGATTGGTCCGTCCCCGTCGGCCAATGAGGAccgagggcgggggcggctgtTCTCGCGAGAGCGCGGCCTCCTCCTCTCGGCGGCGGAGGCGGTGGGGCGGCCATCTTTGTCCCCGCCTTGGCGCtgagggggcaagaggaaggcggccgggggcggccgggggcggccgggctcGGTAGGCGCCGCCGCCGGGAGGGTCtcgtttcccttcccttcccctcggaCGGGCTCCTTacctccacccaccctcccttcccgccGTCCTCGCGGGCTGTTTCCCGGTGCGTCAGGAccggctctgcctcctccctccaagaTGGCGGACTGGGCTTGGGCCCAGGAGGCCTCCAGGGCTTTGGGTCTTAGCGCTGGGGAAagcccgcccctccgccgcctcataataataatgttggtatttgttaagtgcttaccctgtgcagagcactgttctaagcgctgggggagatgcagggtcatcaggtggtcccacgtggagctcccagtcttcatccccatttgacagatgaggtcactgaggcccagagaagtgaagtgacttgcccacagtcacacagctgacaagtggcagagctgggataataatgttggcattaagcgcttactatgtgcagagcactgttctaagcgctggggtagatgcagggtcatcaggtggtcccctgtgaggctcccagttcatccccattttacagttgaggtcactgaggcccagagaaatgaagtgacttgcctaaggtgtcacagctgacaagtggcagagctgggattcgaacccgtgacctctgactcccaagctcgggctctttccactcagccatgctgcttctcagtgttggtatttgttaagcgcttactctgtgcagagcactgttctaagcactggagggatacaaggtgatcaggttgtcccacgtggggctcacagtcttcatccccattttacagatgagggaactgaggcacagagaagtgaagtgactggcccatggtcacacagctgacaagtggcagagctgggataataataatataggtatttaagcacttactgtgtgcagagcactgttctaagcgctgggggtgatacagggtcatcgggttgtcccccgtgaggctcacagtcttaatccccattttacagatgaggtcactgaggcacagagaagtgaagtgacttgcccaaggtcacacagctgacaagctgcggggctgggattagagcccatgacctctgactcttaaacctgtgccctttccactgagtcacgctgctttatctacccctgcacttaaaacaatgcttggcacatagtgcttaacaaataccaccattattattgtttgttaaacacatactgtgtgccaggcactgtactaaggattggagtagatgcaagcaaat
This sequence is a window from Ornithorhynchus anatinus isolate Pmale09 chromosome 20, mOrnAna1.pri.v4, whole genome shotgun sequence. Protein-coding genes within it:
- the ANKRD49 gene encoding ankyrin repeat domain-containing protein 49, which translates into the protein MRPDQHEKSHWKLEKCVDKMDQNGKAKEEKIESGTRAPKEFLEFPENINQLELLETHRHLIPTGTQSLWEGDSDEEEEQDEKTEEWYQVQENKLKKEPEKLLLWAAEKNRIATVQRLLAEKATRVNVRDEDEYTPLHRAAYNGHLAIVRELVSQGADVHAVTTDGWTPLHSACRWDNVSVAAFLLQHEADVNAQTRGLLTPLHLAAGNRDGKNTLELLLMNRYIKPNLKNHAGETALDIARRSSVYHYLFEIVEGCTNSSLPES